The following are encoded in a window of Lactobacillus intestinalis genomic DNA:
- a CDS encoding MFS transporter has translation MLNWILKQPPSKKLVPKDKIASSYKWHQLGVLLATCIGYIGYYIIRLIFTTEQTDIMKVYHFTTADIGLVLSCFGIGYGFAKLFMGALADKCDSNRYLMLGLLLSAILNIFLGSTRNLYLMMFLMFLIAVTQGMGAAACQRMIQLWWGKRRRGTIYSIWSSAHNAGSFICVAIVQLATFLFAGSISAVFYTASAVSFAICILILVLGADRPQVVGLPDISTYTGDKVYLDNGKVSTTDSTDLSIWQIFVKYILKNKLVWAVTLTSMSLYLVRYGIQSWIPSYLVQNKGFDASFAKWLIGIFELASVPGVIIIGAISDALKGRRALVSIVCVIGMLICLTIYFFSSNHTMIVVALMIMGNLIYAPLTLVGLMVNEVVPKFAVGSSTGFMGFFQYIFGETLATALIGILVNKYGWIASNTVLYVASGFAIVFLIYTAISEVKLQKEAKTKNK, from the coding sequence ATGCTAAACTGGATTTTAAAACAACCACCTTCCAAAAAGCTTGTTCCTAAAGATAAAATTGCAAGTTCTTATAAATGGCATCAATTAGGTGTGTTGCTTGCAACATGTATTGGGTACATTGGTTACTACATTATTCGTTTGATTTTTACTACTGAGCAAACGGATATCATGAAGGTTTACCACTTTACCACTGCAGATATTGGTTTGGTTCTTTCATGTTTTGGTATTGGGTACGGTTTTGCCAAATTGTTCATGGGGGCATTGGCAGATAAATGTGATTCTAATCGGTATTTGATGCTAGGATTGCTTTTATCGGCGATTTTGAACATTTTCTTGGGTTCAACTAGGAATCTGTATTTGATGATGTTTCTGATGTTTTTGATTGCGGTAACTCAAGGAATGGGTGCAGCAGCTTGTCAAAGAATGATTCAACTTTGGTGGGGAAAACGTCGCCGCGGCACCATTTATTCAATTTGGTCATCAGCTCATAATGCTGGTTCCTTTATTTGTGTGGCTATAGTTCAACTAGCTACATTTTTATTTGCTGGATCAATTTCTGCAGTCTTCTATACTGCTTCTGCAGTTTCATTTGCAATTTGTATTTTAATCTTAGTTTTAGGTGCTGATCGTCCACAAGTAGTTGGTTTACCTGATATTTCTACTTATACGGGAGACAAGGTATATTTGGACAATGGGAAAGTTTCAACCACTGATTCTACTGATTTAAGTATTTGGCAAATCTTTGTTAAATATATTTTGAAAAATAAACTAGTTTGGGCGGTTACTCTAACCTCAATGTCACTTTATTTAGTTAGATACGGCATTCAAAGTTGGATTCCATCATATTTAGTACAAAATAAAGGTTTTGATGCTAGTTTTGCTAAATGGTTAATTGGTATTTTTGAACTTGCTTCTGTTCCTGGAGTAATTATTATTGGGGCTATTTCAGATGCTTTAAAAGGACGTCGGGCTTTAGTTTCAATTGTTTGTGTAATCGGGATGCTTATTTGCTTGACGATATATTTTTTCAGCTCTAATCACACCATGATTGTGGTTGCTTTAATGATTATGGGGAACTTGATCTATGCACCCCTAACTTTGGTAGGATTAATGGTTAATGAAGTTGTCCCTAAATTTGCAGTTGGATCTTCAACGGGATTCATGGGATTTTTCCAATACATTTTTGGTGAAACTTTAGCTACGGCTTTAATCGGAATCTTAGTAAATAAGTACGGCTGGATTGCAAGTAATACCGTTCTTTATGTGGCTTCTGGTTTTGCAATTGTTTTCTTGATTTATACCGCCATTAGTGAAGTGAAACTTCAAAAAGAAGCCAAGACAAAAAATAAATAA
- a CDS encoding CPBP family intramembrane glutamic endopeptidase, with translation MNTPESREGNLIRYAVYLAGYLMARGVVKIVTMNSPLRVWDLILFVLITAMVLLFYIYRFNREQRFFQRDFVLPWLGNYGATVILTLIVIVTRIGVSWLQAYNKVSWYGFQAEYLRHESVSMFWFLIVAIGIVLPILQEYLATGFLFNYMFRRNEVSVAILGMLTSGILFSLFNFQMSIPLFFINIFYGALFAWSYLYTQTLWMPIYLSVLNGVMLVIMT, from the coding sequence GTGAATACACCAGAATCAAGAGAGGGTAACTTGATTCGCTACGCTGTTTATTTAGCCGGATATTTGATGGCGCGTGGGGTAGTTAAAATAGTTACCATGAACTCGCCATTGAGAGTATGGGATTTGATCTTATTCGTTTTAATTACGGCAATGGTCTTGTTGTTTTATATTTATCGGTTTAATCGCGAACAGCGCTTTTTTCAGCGGGACTTTGTCTTGCCATGGTTAGGTAACTATGGTGCAACGGTAATCTTAACTCTAATTGTAATTGTGACGCGAATCGGCGTTTCTTGGCTGCAAGCTTATAACAAAGTCAGTTGGTATGGATTTCAAGCAGAATATTTAAGACATGAATCTGTTTCGATGTTTTGGTTTTTGATTGTAGCAATTGGGATTGTTTTACCGATTTTGCAAGAGTATTTGGCAACTGGATTTTTGTTTAATTACATGTTTAGACGAAATGAAGTTTCAGTCGCCATCTTAGGAATGTTAACATCGGGGATTTTATTTAGTTTATTTAATTTTCAAATGTCAATTCCACTATTTTTTATCAATATTTTTTATGGCGCCCTCTTTGCATGGTCTTACTTGTATACCCAAACTTTATGGATGCCAATCTATTTATCGGTCTTAAATGGTGTAATGCTAGTAATTATGACATAA
- a CDS encoding SOS response-associated peptidase family protein, producing the protein MCNQFHIPNLATIQKYLKSDLDLPLATPDFKSDSENIFPKGIAPVLLFKDDELQLKQKSWGFTSPFDPKKVIFNARIERFYETKPSMWDKSFEKERCIIISDYFFETSKETYLGKNGKTYRQKYRFDNPNQPLTMIAGIYKKDQFSMVTTEPNSIMAPIHNRMPLIITPSELRQWLFQNFTSLVDRKNIPLQVEKVIPKN; encoded by the coding sequence ATGTGCAATCAGTTCCATATTCCAAATTTAGCTACGATTCAAAAATACTTAAAAAGTGATCTAGATTTACCTTTAGCTACGCCCGATTTTAAATCAGATTCTGAAAATATTTTTCCTAAAGGAATTGCGCCAGTTTTACTTTTTAAAGACGACGAATTGCAATTAAAACAAAAGAGTTGGGGCTTTACGAGCCCATTTGACCCTAAGAAAGTAATTTTTAACGCTCGGATTGAACGTTTTTATGAAACTAAACCCTCCATGTGGGACAAATCTTTTGAAAAAGAGCGTTGCATTATTATTAGTGATTACTTTTTTGAAACTAGTAAAGAAACCTATTTAGGAAAAAATGGTAAGACTTATCGACAAAAGTATCGCTTCGATAATCCTAACCAACCACTAACAATGATTGCGGGGATTTACAAAAAAGACCAATTTTCAATGGTTACCACTGAACCCAATAGCATAATGGCACCAATTCACAACCGTATGCCTTTAATCATTACTCCAAGTGAATTACGCCAATGGCTATTCCAAAACTTCACTAGTTTAGTTGATCGCAAAAATATTCCTTTACAAGTTGAAAAAGTAATTCCTAAAAATTAA
- the trpS gene encoding tryptophan--tRNA ligase, whose amino-acid sequence MAKEILLTGDRPTGKLHIGHYIGSLKNRVKLQNEGKYEPYIMIADTQALTDNARNPEKIRNSLIQVALDYLAVGIDPSKSTIFVQSQIPALFELTAYYMDLVTVARLERNPTVKTEIKQKGFKDSIPVGFLNYPVSQAADITAFKATIVPVGDDQEPMLEQTREIVRTFNRVYNCDVLVEPKGYFPAKGQGRLPGLDGNAKMSKSLGNAIYISDDAKTVQKKVMSMYTDPNHIHVEDPGQIEGNTVFTYLDVFDPDKDKVAELKEQYQKGGLGDVKIKRYLNQVLENELAPIRERREKYAQDIDSVYEMLEEGSKKANEKANETLKQVRDAIGLNYFENR is encoded by the coding sequence ATGGCAAAGGAAATTTTGCTGACAGGAGACCGACCAACCGGGAAGCTTCATATTGGTCACTATATTGGCTCATTAAAAAACCGTGTGAAATTGCAAAATGAAGGTAAATATGAGCCTTATATTATGATTGCAGACACGCAAGCGTTAACTGATAATGCACGTAATCCAGAAAAAATTCGTAATAGTTTGATTCAAGTAGCACTTGACTACTTAGCAGTAGGGATTGATCCATCTAAGTCTACTATTTTTGTTCAATCTCAAATCCCAGCTTTGTTTGAATTAACTGCTTACTACATGGATTTAGTAACTGTAGCTCGCTTGGAAAGAAATCCAACTGTAAAAACAGAAATTAAGCAAAAAGGATTTAAAGATTCAATTCCAGTTGGTTTTTTGAACTATCCGGTTTCTCAGGCTGCTGATATTACTGCTTTTAAAGCAACTATTGTGCCTGTTGGGGATGATCAAGAACCAATGCTTGAACAAACTCGTGAAATTGTTCGTACCTTTAACCGTGTGTACAACTGTGATGTTTTGGTAGAACCTAAGGGTTACTTTCCAGCAAAAGGTCAAGGACGTCTTCCAGGTCTTGATGGTAATGCTAAGATGTCTAAGTCACTTGGAAATGCTATTTACATTTCTGATGATGCTAAAACCGTTCAAAAGAAAGTTATGTCAATGTACACTGATCCAAATCATATTCATGTGGAAGATCCAGGTCAAATTGAAGGTAACACCGTCTTTACTTATCTTGATGTCTTTGATCCAGACAAGGATAAAGTGGCTGAGCTTAAAGAACAATATCAAAAGGGTGGCCTTGGCGACGTTAAGATTAAGCGCTATTTGAATCAAGTTCTAGAAAATGAACTAGCTCCAATTAGAGAACGTCGTGAAAAATATGCTCAAGATATTGATAGTGTTTATGAAATGCTTGAAGAAGGTTCAAAGAAAGCTAATGAAAAGGCTAATGAAACCTTGAAGCAAGTTCGGGATGCTATTGGTCTTAATTATTTTGAAAATAGATAA
- a CDS encoding deoxycytidylate deaminase → MHDRIPWKQYFMMQALVIAQRSTCNRALVGSVLVKDNRIIGTGYNGSVSGQPHCDDAGHQMVDGHCVRTIHSEMNSLIQCAKNGVSTADTEIYVTHFPCYNCTKALLQAGVKKINYYFDYHDNPLAIQLLHDCGVPYEQIKIDRKYVESLAHKLEDVEKDS, encoded by the coding sequence ATGCACGATCGAATTCCTTGGAAACAATATTTTATGATGCAGGCGTTAGTGATTGCTCAACGTTCGACCTGCAATCGTGCTTTAGTTGGTAGTGTTTTAGTTAAAGATAATCGCATTATTGGAACCGGCTATAATGGATCGGTTTCTGGTCAGCCTCATTGTGATGATGCTGGTCATCAAATGGTAGATGGACATTGTGTGCGCACTATTCATTCAGAAATGAATTCTTTAATTCAATGTGCTAAAAATGGCGTTTCAACTGCTGATACTGAAATTTATGTCACACATTTTCCTTGTTACAATTGTACGAAAGCACTCTTACAGGCTGGAGTGAAGAAGATCAATTATTATTTTGATTATCATGATAATCCGCTAGCAATACAATTGCTTCATGATTGTGGGGTACCATATGAACAAATTAAAATCGATCGAAAATACGTGGAAAGTTTGGCCCATAAACTTGAAGATGTCGAAAAAGACTCTTAG
- a CDS encoding TPM domain-containing protein, with translation MSKKTLSWIAGLIAVFCILTGFSQPDIEDQAHILNKETRNLIMAKNARYWQTGEQPQIVVKTVNRLDKLTPKALNKSDKTVFIVVGVKGKKRNVQIYSTKDLHGAFTAEVRMNIIRAEADKLRSSNNATFNQGLRFVFRAVATKIDQEYQYTLDKYDLSDKEQSKISHPHKVALPIALALALVVMGLVYLFRRVRSDPNNQ, from the coding sequence ATGTCGAAAAAGACTCTTAGCTGGATAGCCGGTTTAATTGCGGTTTTTTGTATTTTAACTGGATTTAGCCAACCTGATATTGAAGATCAAGCTCATATTCTTAATAAAGAAACACGTAATTTAATTATGGCTAAAAATGCTCGTTATTGGCAAACAGGGGAGCAACCTCAAATTGTTGTTAAAACTGTAAATCGTCTCGATAAGTTAACTCCTAAAGCTTTAAATAAATCAGATAAGACAGTTTTTATTGTAGTAGGAGTTAAAGGTAAAAAGCGTAATGTGCAAATTTATTCAACTAAAGATTTACACGGTGCTTTTACAGCTGAAGTACGGATGAATATTATTCGAGCTGAAGCTGATAAATTACGGAGTTCGAATAATGCGACTTTTAATCAGGGGTTGAGATTCGTTTTTCGAGCAGTTGCAACTAAGATTGATCAGGAGTATCAGTACACTCTTGATAAGTATGATTTATCTGATAAAGAACAAAGTAAAATTAGTCATCCTCATAAAGTGGCGCTTCCGATTGCTTTAGCTCTTGCGCTAGTAGTAATGGGTTTAGTTTATCTTTTCCGTAGGGTTAGAAGCGATCCGAATAATCAATAA
- the mgtA gene encoding magnesium-translocating P-type ATPase: MLKAPNKNKLSGDLRLVKRIAQETRVETLARLHASAEGLSTKQANINREEYGANEIVQPNTSKLHFFVKSFLTPFTITLFVLAVLLIVLDVIPSDQNSVSTIIIILIMVILAGVIRFFQNLKTSDAIEKLLEMVSVTTNVKRDGEDQELPTNEVVVGDIIHLSAGDMVPADMRLLRSKDLFCLTSSIDGEFEPKEKIATKVPRFAQADNYLSYPNILYEGTTILSGSGVGVVFATGTHTMFGRMLRDENRKKIRETTFNIGIKSITKLLLIMMLIVSILIFVINSLIKKNLDLALVFAIATGATLLPEMLPTIVTANLVRGSKEMAKHGSVVKKLNSVQNFGSADVLCTDKTGILTQDKVMLERHYDLTMQETKKILKLAYLNSYYQTGMQDLIDEAIIDAAGDELDVDDIQRDYNKIDEIPFDYTRRRMSVVVANSDREHGEHLLVTKGAAEEMLKVSTKVELNGQILPLTDVRKKLILEQVEDMNDDGMRVLLLGYRRNPAPVGEFSVKDENNLTLVGFLTFLDPPKESARVSLAKLKRDGITVKILTEDNEAVTRALGLQVGLNVDVVYSADDLKDKTSVELAQMVEDCNIFVELTPELKTKIIQALRKNGHVVSYMGDKINDAPAMRASNVAVSVDHAVDIAKESADVILLHKDLLVLEESIRIGRNILGNIMKYFKILLTSNFGMALSLIIASLCLPFLPLSPFQLVVLNLIFAISCLAIPYDKMSSEYLDKPRNWRIKQLPKFMVIFGSVSTLFDVITFAALFFVICPYLMGGNYNELSLNSKNAFAALFNTGWFIETLWLQELIIHVLRDGKFPFIKQHATSTVILATMIAGLIGTMLAYSNLSGLFHFAELPSSYLWFVLIMMVLYILVASIVKYFYLKKKKFLI; this comes from the coding sequence ATGCTGAAAGCGCCGAATAAAAATAAGCTCAGCGGCGATTTGCGATTAGTAAAAAGAATTGCACAGGAAACTCGAGTAGAAACTTTAGCTAGACTTCATGCAAGTGCAGAAGGTTTATCAACTAAACAGGCTAATATTAACCGAGAAGAATATGGGGCTAACGAAATTGTTCAACCAAATACTTCCAAGCTTCATTTCTTTGTTAAATCATTTTTGACACCATTTACAATTACATTGTTTGTTTTAGCTGTATTGTTAATTGTGTTAGATGTCATCCCTTCTGATCAAAATAGTGTGAGTACCATCATTATTATTTTGATTATGGTGATTCTGGCAGGTGTAATTAGATTTTTTCAAAATCTAAAAACTTCTGATGCAATTGAGAAGCTTCTGGAAATGGTTTCTGTCACTACAAATGTAAAACGTGATGGCGAGGATCAAGAATTGCCTACCAATGAAGTGGTAGTAGGGGATATTATTCATTTATCTGCGGGGGATATGGTGCCTGCAGATATGCGCTTACTTAGAAGCAAGGACTTATTTTGCCTTACGAGCTCAATTGATGGAGAATTTGAACCTAAGGAGAAGATTGCGACTAAAGTTCCGCGTTTTGCGCAAGCAGATAATTATTTAAGTTATCCTAATATTCTCTATGAAGGGACAACAATTCTTTCGGGATCAGGAGTAGGAGTGGTTTTTGCAACAGGTACTCATACAATGTTTGGTAGAATGCTTCGTGATGAAAATCGTAAGAAGATTCGCGAAACAACTTTTAATATTGGAATTAAAAGTATCACTAAATTACTATTGATTATGATGCTAATCGTGAGTATTTTGATTTTTGTTATCAACAGTCTAATAAAAAAGAACTTGGATTTAGCTTTAGTTTTTGCAATTGCAACAGGTGCTACACTTCTTCCAGAAATGTTACCCACAATCGTGACTGCGAACTTGGTCCGAGGAAGTAAAGAGATGGCGAAGCATGGCAGTGTTGTCAAAAAGTTAAATTCAGTTCAGAATTTTGGGTCGGCTGATGTTCTTTGTACAGATAAGACGGGGATTTTAACTCAAGATAAAGTTATGTTAGAACGTCACTATGACCTCACGATGCAAGAGACGAAAAAAATCTTAAAACTGGCATACCTTAATTCTTACTATCAAACTGGGATGCAAGATTTGATTGATGAAGCGATCATTGATGCGGCCGGAGATGAATTGGACGTTGATGATATTCAACGTGACTATAACAAAATTGATGAAATTCCTTTTGATTATACGCGTCGAAGAATGAGTGTTGTGGTAGCTAATTCAGATCGAGAGCATGGAGAACACCTCTTAGTGACTAAGGGTGCTGCTGAAGAGATGCTTAAAGTATCAACTAAAGTTGAATTAAATGGACAAATACTACCTTTAACTGATGTTAGAAAGAAGCTTATTTTAGAGCAAGTTGAAGATATGAACGATGATGGGATGCGCGTTCTTTTGCTAGGATATAGGCGTAATCCAGCTCCTGTTGGTGAATTTTCAGTTAAAGATGAAAATAATTTAACTTTAGTTGGTTTTCTAACTTTCTTAGATCCACCAAAGGAAAGTGCCCGGGTCTCATTAGCCAAACTTAAAAGAGACGGCATTACCGTTAAAATTTTGACTGAGGATAATGAAGCTGTGACCCGTGCTTTGGGACTTCAGGTCGGATTAAATGTTGATGTGGTTTATTCTGCTGATGACTTGAAAGATAAAACTAGCGTTGAATTAGCTCAAATGGTAGAAGATTGTAATATCTTCGTAGAACTGACACCAGAATTAAAGACGAAGATTATTCAAGCTTTGCGCAAAAATGGCCATGTGGTAAGTTACATGGGTGATAAAATCAATGATGCTCCAGCAATGCGTGCTTCTAATGTGGCTGTTTCGGTAGATCATGCTGTGGATATTGCAAAAGAGAGTGCCGATGTTATTTTGCTTCATAAAGATTTACTGGTGTTAGAAGAATCCATTCGAATTGGGCGCAATATCTTAGGAAATATCATGAAGTATTTTAAGATATTATTGACCTCAAACTTTGGTATGGCATTATCTTTAATAATTGCTTCGCTCTGCTTGCCATTTTTACCATTAAGCCCATTTCAATTGGTAGTTTTAAATTTGATTTTTGCTATCAGCTGTTTAGCTATTCCATACGATAAAATGTCCTCAGAATATTTGGATAAACCGAGGAATTGGCGCATTAAACAGTTGCCAAAATTCATGGTGATTTTTGGATCGGTTTCGACTTTATTTGATGTAATTACTTTTGCAGCCTTATTCTTTGTAATTTGTCCTTACTTAATGGGTGGAAATTATAATGAGCTTTCTTTAAATAGTAAAAATGCCTTTGCGGCGCTATTTAATACAGGCTGGTTTATTGAAACGTTGTGGCTGCAAGAGTTGATCATTCATGTTTTGCGTGACGGCAAGTTCCCATTTATTAAGCAACATGCTACAAGTACCGTGATTTTAGCAACAATGATTGCAGGTTTAATTGGAACGATGCTGGCTTATTCAAATCTATCTGGTTTATTCCACTTTGCGGAATTACCAAGCAGCTACTTGTGGTTTGTACTAATAATGATGGTACTTTACATTTTAGTTGCAAGCATAGTAAAATATTTTTACTTAAAAAAGAAAAAATTTCTAATATAA
- the metG gene encoding methionine--tRNA ligase, translated as MAEKKTFYITTPIYYPSGKLTIGNAYTTVAADSMARYKRNQGYDTFFLTGTDEHGLKIEQKAEAKGIKPQEFVDEMAASYKKLWKMLDISYDKFIRTTDKEHVEAVQKIFEKLLKQGDIYLGEYTGWYSVEDEEYFTESQLAEVYRDDKGNVVGGKAPSGHEVQLVREPSYFFKMSKYADRLLQYYKDHPDFILPHSREKEMINNFIKPGLEDLSVTRTTVNWGIPVPSDPKHVVYVWIDALSNYITALGYGSDDDSLFKKYWPADVHLVGKEIVRFHTIYWPIMLMALGLPLPKQIFGHGWVLMKDGKMSKSKGNAVYPEMIVERYGLDALRYYLMREIPFGSDGIFTPEDFVERVNFDLANDLGNLLNRTVSMINQYQDGVVAPVSQTQDEFGQDLIKTATEAITEYQTQMDELHFSKALDSIWKLISRANKYIDETTPWVLNKEGKTEELSRVMTNLAESLRLVAVLISPIMTESPVKMFKQLGLDWNNDDQKALEFGGFDWDVKVIEKPTPIFPRLKNDVEVKYIKDQMKKAKPKKQTRSEQKKEKHITIDDFDKVKIQVGKILSVEPVKGSSKLLMFKLDFGNGQERQILSGIRKFYPDASELLDKKVLAVTNLKPRKMLGHESQGMLLSSEKDGKVKLAIVGDEHEIGAELG; from the coding sequence ATGGCTGAAAAGAAAACTTTTTATATTACAACTCCAATTTATTACCCATCTGGTAAATTAACTATTGGTAATGCTTATACCACTGTTGCAGCTGATTCAATGGCTCGTTACAAGCGTAATCAAGGCTATGATACTTTCTTTTTGACTGGAACTGATGAACACGGTCTTAAGATTGAACAAAAAGCTGAAGCTAAAGGGATCAAACCTCAAGAATTTGTTGATGAAATGGCAGCTTCTTACAAAAAGCTTTGGAAGATGTTAGATATTTCATATGATAAGTTTATTCGTACCACTGATAAAGAACACGTTGAAGCTGTTCAAAAGATCTTCGAAAAGTTGTTAAAGCAAGGTGATATTTACTTAGGCGAATACACTGGCTGGTACTCAGTTGAAGATGAGGAATACTTTACTGAATCTCAACTTGCTGAAGTTTACCGAGATGATAAAGGCAACGTAGTGGGCGGAAAGGCTCCATCTGGCCATGAAGTTCAACTGGTGAGAGAACCTTCATACTTCTTTAAAATGAGTAAATATGCAGATCGTCTTTTGCAATATTATAAAGATCATCCTGACTTTATCTTGCCTCATTCTCGTGAAAAAGAAATGATTAACAACTTCATTAAGCCAGGTCTTGAAGACTTATCTGTAACTCGTACGACAGTAAACTGGGGTATTCCTGTCCCAAGCGATCCTAAACACGTAGTATACGTTTGGATCGATGCTTTATCCAACTATATCACCGCTTTAGGATACGGTTCTGATGATGATTCATTATTCAAGAAGTACTGGCCTGCCGACGTTCATTTGGTAGGTAAAGAAATTGTTCGTTTCCACACTATTTATTGGCCAATTATGTTGATGGCACTTGGTTTGCCACTTCCTAAGCAAATCTTTGGTCATGGTTGGGTTTTGATGAAAGATGGTAAAATGTCAAAATCTAAGGGAAATGCAGTTTACCCAGAAATGATCGTGGAACGTTACGGCTTAGATGCTCTTCGTTACTACTTAATGCGGGAAATCCCATTTGGTTCTGATGGTATCTTTACTCCAGAAGACTTTGTTGAAAGAGTAAACTTTGATCTTGCTAATGATTTGGGTAATCTTTTGAACAGAACGGTTTCAATGATTAACCAATACCAAGATGGTGTGGTTGCCCCAGTTAGCCAAACTCAAGATGAATTTGGTCAAGATCTAATTAAGACTGCAACTGAAGCAATTACCGAATACCAAACTCAAATGGATGAATTGCACTTCTCTAAGGCGCTTGACAGTATTTGGAAGTTAATCTCACGTGCTAATAAGTACATTGATGAAACTACTCCTTGGGTATTAAACAAAGAAGGCAAGACAGAAGAATTATCACGTGTAATGACTAATTTGGCTGAAAGTCTTCGTCTAGTAGCAGTTTTAATTTCTCCAATTATGACTGAAAGTCCAGTGAAGATGTTTAAGCAATTGGGTCTTGATTGGAACAATGATGATCAAAAGGCTCTTGAATTTGGTGGTTTTGATTGGGATGTTAAGGTAATTGAAAAACCAACCCCAATTTTCCCAAGACTTAAGAATGATGTTGAAGTTAAGTACATCAAGGACCAAATGAAGAAGGCTAAGCCAAAGAAACAAACTAGAAGTGAACAGAAGAAAGAAAAACACATTACTATTGATGATTTTGATAAAGTAAAGATTCAAGTAGGTAAAATTCTTTCAGTAGAACCAGTTAAGGGTTCAAGTAAACTTTTGATGTTTAAGCTTGACTTTGGTAATGGTCAAGAACGTCAAATCTTAAGTGGAATCCGTAAGTTTTACCCAGATGCAAGTGAACTTTTAGATAAAAAGGTTCTTGCAGTTACTAACTTGAAGCCACGTAAGATGCTTGGTCATGAAAGTCAAGGAATGCTTTTATCAAGTGAAAAAGATGGCAAAGTGAAGTTAGCAATTGTTGGCGATGAACATGAAATCGGGGCAGAATTAGGCTAA
- a CDS encoding TatD family hydrolase yields the protein MQIIDNHTHLNDEPFRGKEEYYLDRAKELDVTKVICAGQDPDFNERAIDLAQRFDNVYAMVGLNPDIAKNYDQKAEDKLIEQLQMPKVVALGEVGLDYYWDESPRDVQQDVFRRQIEVAHELKMPVDIHTRDAFEDCYKILKESNLEYGAILHSFNGSAEWLNKFLDLNVYFSYSGVVSFTKAKEVHESAKKAPLDRILVETDAPYLTPKPYRGKQNEPAYVRYVAQAIADLKEIPLEEVAYATYANTVRVYGLE from the coding sequence ATGCAGATTATTGATAATCATACTCACTTAAATGATGAGCCTTTTCGGGGTAAGGAAGAATATTACCTCGATCGGGCTAAAGAATTAGATGTAACCAAAGTGATTTGTGCTGGGCAGGATCCTGATTTTAATGAGCGTGCAATTGATTTGGCTCAACGGTTTGACAATGTTTATGCGATGGTTGGCTTGAATCCGGATATTGCAAAAAATTATGATCAAAAAGCTGAAGATAAGTTGATTGAACAACTCCAAATGCCAAAAGTGGTTGCTTTAGGAGAAGTAGGTCTTGATTATTATTGGGATGAATCGCCAAGAGATGTTCAACAGGATGTTTTTAGAAGACAAATTGAAGTTGCACATGAATTAAAGATGCCCGTTGACATTCATACTAGGGATGCTTTTGAGGATTGCTATAAAATTTTAAAAGAAAGCAATCTGGAATATGGCGCAATTTTGCATAGCTTTAATGGTTCGGCTGAATGGTTAAATAAATTCTTAGATTTAAACGTTTATTTCTCTTATTCTGGAGTTGTATCTTTTACTAAGGCAAAGGAAGTTCATGAGTCAGCTAAAAAAGCTCCTTTAGATAGAATTTTGGTTGAAACCGATGCTCCTTATTTAACTCCTAAGCCATATCGTGGTAAACAAAATGAACCAGCATATGTTCGATATGTTGCTCAAGCAATTGCGGACTTAAAAGAGATACCTTTAGAAGAAGTGGCCTATGCTACTTATGCGAATACTGTGAGAGTTTATGGTCTTGAATAA
- the rnmV gene encoding ribonuclease M5, with protein sequence MVLNKKNFNAVVVVEGKDDTIRLKQFFPGIETIETNGSAVSKEVLAELKKLSQKRDIIVFTDPDFNGERIRRIVSEAVPNAKQAFITREEGKPDKKGNSLGVEHASKEAIERALSDLYEVKPEVSDITKKAYQNLGFVGGSNSKILREKVGIKLGIGYGNSKQFYKRLVTFGVSLDELVEVVKEIENGK encoded by the coding sequence ATGGTCTTGAATAAAAAGAATTTTAATGCCGTTGTCGTAGTTGAAGGAAAAGATGATACAATTCGACTTAAACAATTTTTTCCTGGGATAGAAACTATAGAAACTAATGGGTCTGCTGTTTCAAAAGAAGTTCTGGCAGAATTGAAAAAGTTAAGCCAAAAAAGAGATATCATTGTCTTTACTGATCCTGATTTTAACGGTGAAAGAATCAGAAGAATTGTTTCTGAGGCAGTTCCTAATGCCAAACAAGCTTTTATTACACGTGAAGAAGGAAAACCAGATAAAAAAGGTAATAGTCTTGGAGTTGAACATGCTTCAAAAGAAGCTATTGAGCGAGCTTTGAGTGACCTTTATGAAGTAAAACCAGAAGTTAGTGACATAACTAAAAAAGCTTATCAGAACCTGGGATTTGTTGGTGGTAGCAATTCTAAAATTTTACGTGAAAAAGTGGGCATTAAACTTGGGATTGGATACGGCAATTCTAAACAATTTTATAAACGATTAGTTACTTTTGGCGTATCTCTAGATGAGTTAGTAGAAGTGGTAAAGGAAATAGAAAATGGCAAATAA